The window GATACCACTATTTACTCTGCGGTGAATCAGTAACTTGTGGGGAGATGCGCCGGGGCCAGGAGACCTTCCCTTCCCGTCAGGCCCACACCCCTCACGTGAGCACCCCCGGGTGCTTCATGCCTGAGTCGCTCAGTACCGCGAGGGCTGCAGAGGGGTGGCGTCCAGGTCATAAACTCCTGTAAGGGCTTCTAATGTAAGGAGGAGTTTGTCCTtctccccctgtctctctctcatccGCGTGGACCCATagagttttagagttttattttattcagtagcTTATAATGTATCCCTGTCATTTTGAGGCTCAAATAGTTCCAGATTGGGCcgctgggagccccctccccaggctctgtgTCCCACTGGCACGCCCCTcatcgtttttttgtttttgctttttatttttgagtgctTTCTTCCTCTAGAATAAGATGCCCCAGGCCAGACCTACGTCCTGGCCCCAAGCGTGGAATGTTTCTCTGGAAGTTCCTGGTTCCCTTTCAGGAGAAGCCGGGCTCCTGACATCCGCAacacatttcctcattttctcGTTCCCTCGATGCTCTGACAGGAGCTTCTGAGGCCAGCCCACAAGCAGCCTACGGAGaagtggggtgtggggtgtggtCTCTCCCTTTGGATGTGATGTGGCCACAGCCCGGGGGCTGAAATGTCCCCCAGCAGGTTGGAGCTCCTCAGCCCCTCAGTGAGCTTATTCGATTTGTTGGAAATGCAGTGAGGCTGGTAGCTTCCACACGGATTACATGGGAAGCTTTTCTCAGTTCCTGGGGAGTTCACTTGATTTCTCAAGTTCTTAAGCATTGACAGAGCTCCAAGGGGAAGTGCCAGCCCTCCCCGCCCGGCTATGGCCGCCCTGTGGTCACAGGCCCTGCCGCACGCAGCCGGCCCCCGCACCCCTGCCTTACCCTTCCCGAGTCCCCTTCCCtgaaaggaagcagagagaggtATCGTGTTCTGTAGTGCGCCCTTCCTTGGCCTAGCGCGAGGACCCACGGAATGGGGGCCCTGCTCCTGCCCCGTTTATGGGGGCAAAGTGGGCATGAGGACACTACCCTGAACCCAGGACCCCCACACTCCTCTCCGAACAGCGAGGGGCTTGGCCCAGAGTCCCAGCCTGCGTGCCAGGGCTCCAGGGGTCCCACGTGCTTTCTCTCGGGAGGGCGCCCCCACCGAAGCTTCTGCACGGCCACACCtgtccaggtgccccagcaggcTGCTCCCGGCCCTGGGGCTGCTGAGCGACCCCAGGGGCCAGCCTGAGGCTAGAGACGTGGGTCCTTCAGTCAGCTCTGCTGCCGGAGGCAGTGGGGGGCAAGCCCCCCGTTCCCAGATTGGGGTGATCTAGGAGCCTCATGGAGAGGCCGTCAGAAGGCAGGTGTCTTCCTAGctgcccagcctcccacccccccccgcgAGGACATCTGTTTTGAATCCCAGGTGCAAATGAGGAGGGGCAGCCTCCTTAAATGACCCTGAGGGTCAGTCTTGTGCAGCACCCACAGTGTGGCCCCCACAttttctctgccctcctcctgacCCCTGACCCCTCCCCCCTCAGAACTTCACTGGGCTAGGGGAGCCAGACTCGGTTCGCTGTGACACCCGGAAGCAGCTATTGTTGAAGGGATGTGCGGCTGATGACATCATGGACCCCAGGAGCCTGGCTGAGACCCAGGAGGACAAGAAGGACGGCCAGCAGCAGCTGTCCCCACAGAAAGTGACGCTCTACCTGAGACCAGGTAGGCTCGGCCTCAGCTGGGGGTGAGCCAGCATGTGTGTGTCGGTCACTCTGGGTGCCAGGGCCAACTGGTGGCACAAGTGTCCACGTGACCAGGTCAGACGGCAGGTAGGCGAGCCCCAAGGACTGTTAGAAACCTCGAGAACAGCGTCTGAGCTCCCCTGTgggcctcccctctgcctgcaggaGGATGGCCCCACACCCGGTGTCTGCGGCTACGTGCTTCTGCTCTGTGGCCTTTCCAAATGGGAGAGGGACCATCTGGAAAACACTGTTCTATCCCACTGTCAGAATGCCAGGTGCTCTTGGCAGAGTAAAGGCTCTGATAAGTCCTGCAGCCAAGGAACCTGAGCGACTGTTTAAATCAGTGTTGCTCAACCTGATTGACCACAGAACCCTGTCAGTGCTCCAACAAGTGCCCTTCGGGAGGGCGGACATGGTGAAGGAACAGGACCTTGTGGacaggccagggcagggctggggagttGCCTGCCCTGTAACACCACCCCCAGGATGGCAGGCAGCCCAGCAGGGAGTCGGAGGCACGGACAGACAGACAGTCCAGTCAGCCCCTCCCCCGGTCATTCACGCTCCCGTCACATGTTTGCTGAGCAGCCGCTGTGGGCCAGGCAGCGCCCTGGGGCTGGGACCCAGGCCGCaccaggatggggggggggggctggtgcGGGGATGGAGCAGGCACACAGAAGTGTGTCCGGAACATTCTATCTGGGAATGTGTGTTCCGTACTGCAACTCCAGTCTAGCTGGGTGCCCTGGGACTCGTCCACAGGCCTTGGGGGGAGGGGCCGTCGTGAGCGTTTCGGGACCTGCGGAGGACACGCAGGTGCCCCCTAGACGCCCTGACTCTCCCCCGTCTCTGCCGGCAGGTCAGGCGGCTACCTTCAACGTGACCTTCCGGCGGGCCAAGGGTTACCCCATCGACCTGTACTACCTGATGGACCTCTCCTACTCCATGCTGGACGACCTCATCAACGTCAAGAAGTTGGGCGGTGACCTGCTCCGGGCCCTCAACGAAATCACCGAGTCCGGCCGCATCGGtgaggcgcccccccccccccccccgtcccagCCAGCCCCGCTGCTCACGCGCCTCCCCACAGCCACGCAGCGCAGGGCACTGGGGGCTCTGCCagggccccccggccccccttGGGCCACGCCTGGGGGCTGGCTCCCCGGACACCGTCATGCCGCGCGGCCCTCCACTTCCTCTGTTTATGAAAAGTTAAAGAGCACCATAGTATGACAGACGCGCGGCTCACCCGGGGGGCCGGCGGGGCCTGGGCGCCTGACACGCGCCCGCCCGTGTACCCGTGCAAGTCTGGGGCAAAGGGGACACCGCCTTTcatctctgcccccccccagccGTTGTCTCTGCGCGCAGGCCACACGCTCAGGCCGCACGCCCGACGTGCACACGCTCGTGCTCACACACACGTGCGCCATCACACTCACGCACGTGGGCGCACGCAGACCCCCCCCACGCGCCGTCGTGTTTTCTCACCTGCCCTGGTCCgcagcagggaaactgaggctcgcgGGTGGGCTCACAGCCTCATGCCGCCTCGGCCTCCCCCTCGCCCACTCAtcctgcctgcccctcaggctTCGGGTCCTTCGTGGACAAGACGGTGCTCCCCTTCGTCAACACGCACCCCGAGAAGCTGAAGAACCCGTGCCCCAACAAGGAGAAGGAGTGCCAGCCCCCGTTCGCCTTCAGACACGTGCTGAAGCTCACCAACAACTCCAACCAGTTCCAGACAGAGGTCGGGAAGCAGCTGATTTCCGGAAACCTGGACGCCCCCGAGGGCGGGCTGGACGCCATGATGCAGGTCGCCGCGTGCCTGGTGAGGTCCTGTcccagccccggcccccagccTTCCCCAAACCTCCCTCCTGCAGCCGCAGGGCCACCCTCACTGGCCGGCCCCGCCCGCAGAGGGCCCCATCGGCCCGGGTTTCCCGACAGCCAGGGGGCCTGCCAAGCACCCACACACTTCGCCGGGggcctgtgaccctgggcaactcTGTTGAGGCCTCAATCTAATAAAGATCTTGTAAGGCTAGGCCGCGGAGCAGTGTGATGCTGGCCGCTCCTGACCGGCGTCCCCATCTGCCGCTGGctcgccccccctccccccccaccccgggaagGAGGCATCCCCACCAGGCGTCCCCATGTCTGTCTGTGCTGGCCCCTCGCCCCAGcagccctccccctgcctccccgccctccctggtggtcctgccctccccctgcctccccgccctccctggtggtcctgccctccccctgcctccccgcccACCCTGGTGGTCctgtcctccccctgcctccccgcccACCCTGGTGGTCCTGCCCGGTTCCGTCCCACCTGCAGTATCTATGCCGTGTTATGGTACTGACCACACcgtggcttttttttctttaagattttatttatttgagagagagagagagagagcacaagcagggggagcagcagagggggagaatcccaagcagactccccattgatcgcagagcctgacgtggggctcgatctcacgaccctgagaccatgacctgagccgaaacggagtcagatgctcaagtgaccgagccacccaggagcccctttttttgtttttgttttaatattatttatttttatttttgttttattattttttatgacacCGTTTTAAACCTTCACAAACCAGATTCCAATCTGCCAGCATCTCTGTGGGCCCCCAGGTCCGTGGACCGACCGCCTTTCTATTTTTGTGTGATGCTGTGCTTTATGACACGCGTGTCGCGAGCATCCCCGGCCACCCGTGTCCCTTTGTGAGTCCCTCAGTTTCTCTCATCTTTCGTGTCTACCATGTTTTCATGTTGTGACacacatttctgtatttctttctgttttgggggctacTTCCTTAAGATTAGTCCCTGGTCTGATTGGCCCCAGAGGGTGTTCACATCATTTCAGCCCCCCAGCCACCTGGCCGTGTGCGTGGGCATTTCTCAAGCAGGCCATGGTGCTAGAATCCGGGCCGGACGGGGGACCCCGAGTCCCGCGGCTGGGGTCCGGCCTCGGCGTCCTCCTGCTCCCCGGGAGAGCCAGGAGTGGGGCACAAGCCCGGCACCGGCCTCCAGGCTACCCCACCACCCTCTGcccactggggaaactgaggcccgtcACCCTGCCATCTTCCCAGGAGGAAATCGGCTGGCGCAACGTCACTCGGCTGCTGGTGTTTGCCACGGACGACGGCTTCCACTTCGCGGGTGACGGGAAGCTGGGTGCCATCCTGACCCCCAATGACGGCCGCTGCCACCTGGAGGGCAACCTATACAAGCGCAGCAATGAATTCGTGCGTGGCCCTCCCGTGTCCCCGTGTCCTCAGAGGGCCCGACAGCCCAGGGGGCCCTCCCGTGTCCTCGGAGGGAGCAGTACAGGGGGCCCTCCCGTGTCCCCGTGTCCTCAGAGGGACCGACAGCCCAGGGGGCCCTCCCGTGTCCCTGTGTCGTGTCCTCGGAGGGACCGACAGCCCAGGGGCCCCTCCCATGTCCCCGTGTCCTCGGAGGGCCCGACAGCCCAGGGGACCCTCCCGTGTCCCCGTGTCCTCAGAGGGCCCGACAGCCCAGGGGGCCCTCCCGTGTCCATGTGTCCCCATGTCCTCGGAGGGAGCGGGCAGCACAGGGGGCCCTCCCGTGTCCCTGTGTCGTGTCCTCGGAGGGACCGACAGCCCAGGGGCCCCTCCCATGTCCCCGTGTCCTCGGAGGGCCCGACAGCCCAGGGGCCCCTCCCATGTCCCCGTGTCCTCGGAGGGCCCGACAGCCCAGGGGGCCCTCCCATGTCCCTGTGTCCCCGTGTCCTCAGAGGGCCCGACAGCCCAGGGGACCCTCCCGTGTCCCCGTGTCCTCAGAGGGACCGACAGCCTAGGAGGCCCTCCCGTGTCCATGTGTCCCCGTGTCCTCGGAGGGAGCGGACAGTACAGGGGGCCCTCCCGTGTCCCTGTGTCGTGTCCTCGGAGGGACCGACAGCCCAGGGACCCCTCCCGTGTCCCCGTGTCCTCAGAGGGACCGACAGCCTAGGAGGCCCTCCCGTGTCCATGTGTCCCCGTGTCCTCAGAGGGCCCGACAGCACAGGGGGCCCAGGAGGGAACGCAGGGGCCGGGCTGTGGCGTCGGGggctctgccccagaggagcagggagcagggggctgggggggtcaGCGTCCTCTGGTCTGGTCCCCGTCGCAGGAGCTTGCCTTCTCCTGCTGCGAGCTGACACCGCACCCTGAACTGCTCGCGGTGGGGGGGCTAGGCCTCTGGGCCCTGGGGGGAGCAGACGGAGGGCCTGGGGCTCCGTGCCTGACCTCCGGGCCACCTGACCAGACGTCCCCTCCAGGACTACCCGTCGGTGGGCCAGCTGGCACACAAACTGGCTGAAAACAACATCCAGCCCATCTTTGCGGTGACCAAGAGAATGGTGAAAACCTACGAGGTCGGTGCAGCCGGGGTCCTgagctggggggggaggagggggcgcatGCTCACAgcgcggcggcgggcggggggcggcggggcgctGCAGCGGGTGAGGCTCGGGGCGCTGCGCGGACGCCCGGGGAGGAGGACGGTCTCTGTCGGCGGATTGTAACGCAGCCGCCGTGTTTCCACATCTGCTACGACACAGCGAGTCCGTCTGCGGCCCGTGCTCGGTTTGTACGCATGCGCATTGCGACATCAGCGCTTCCATCACGTCAGGTGCACAGGGTGGGCCGGGCGCACTCCAGAGGGACGCGCCCCCAAAACGCCCCACCAGggctgtctccccccaccccccgcccagggAACCAGCTCTCGCACGCCGACACTTCCTTCTCTGCTTCGGGAACCCTGCTCTGTCCTGACTTCTCCTGACTTCACGGAATGACTGTTCCCGTTCAGTTCTTCCAGAGCACGGGGAACTCCGTTCCCGGGCCAGTTTCCCTTCTGTCCTTCGTGCCCTCTGTCCGGCACGTGTTTGCGTTACTGCCTGCCGTGCTGCGCAGTCTGTGGATGAGCAGGGGGGCCTCCTCTCGGCTCTGGTGCGCTGTGAGAGCACCTGctggccccccaccctccccgagTCCTGCTTTCCGCCGTGGGGGGGGCCTGCGGCCGCTTCTGGGGCGGGGGATGCTGGCGGGGGGCCAACACCAAGACGGAGACCCGCAGCTCCTACTGTCAGTTTTCCAGACTCGGAAAGGGGACAGGACCCTGCAGGAGAtgcagaggagggggaggggcaggggtccaGGAGAACCCCTGGGGTGGGCACTGGAAGCTTGCCAAACCACAGGGACCGGGGCTCCGTGCCGGGCTGATGACCGGGTGCACCATCAGGACCCGGCAGGCACTACTAGGGCGCACAGCTGGTCCCTGTATTTTGCTGTCGGGGCAGGACAGTGCTGTGATGGAGTAGAAGCAGGAGGTTTGAACTGCAAACCCCCAGGATGGACGATGCCCTAGTGTGTCCAGgcctttctgagcctgtttcctgaCTCTCATTCATGAGGCTCCTGGGTGAGGGGCATCGAGGCGACCCAGAGCCTGTAAGGAGAGCATTTGCTGGACCGTCCTTGGTGCCCCACACTGAGGGGAGAGCAGGTTGAAGGGACAGGACAGGGGAGAGCCCAGCTTCCCAGAGCCACGGGGGGGTCCTGCgcaaggggtggaggggagagggcagtggAGGCCACAAGGGGTTGGTGGCCGGGCTGTGCCAGGCCTTGTGGGTTCCGTGGAGGTACCTGGACTCTATCTGGGGagtcacggggggggggggctttgggGCAGAGAAGTGACACAAGCATCGGTTCTGTAAGATACAGCGAGGATGCAGTCTTCCGTGAAAGAGAGTgtgagggcaggagggggcacAGAGGTGTCCTGGAGGCTGGCCCCAGGCCTGTCTGCGTTACAGGCACTCCAGCCTGCCCATGAGCAGGCGCCACGGGACCCCCGGCCCGCTGGAGCCCAGGGCCCCATTCCTGCTTAACACAGTCGTtactaaaattaaattacatcAACACACTGAAATGCTCACCCCTTACCCCTTCCTGCTGGTGTTGGCACATTTTGAGATTCTCTGCCCTTGGCCGTAGCTGACGTATCCGCACGGCCAGGTCGCTCCGTCACGGTGGTGAGGGACAGCTCTCGCAGCAGGTCACGAGCTGGAGGTCAGCCACGGAGGAGTGCTCCCAGCGAGGAAATGGGCTGTTCCTGAGCCACTGACCTGGTCTTAACTGAGAGCGATAAGCTatctggggggggcggggaggggcagtcTGGGCCATTTTACAAGCAAGAAGGAACCCTCTGGGGTGTTACAAACCCCAGGGACGCTGTGGCTTCCGTGGCCCCAGGGCTCCAGCTGAGACGGGTCTGGTCTCCTTGCCCAACAGAAACTCACTGAGGTCATCCCCAAGTCAGCGGTCGGGGAGCTGTCGGACGACTCCAGCAACGTGGTGCAGCTCATCAAGAACGCCTACAACGTGAGTGCCCCTGGCGCTCCGCAGGGGTccccggggctgggggcagacccctgccctccctgccgtAGGCCAGCCGAAGGGGGGGTCTGCGGAGGGGAGCCCTGCCTCACAGGGCCACCATCAGGCCTTCTGGATTAGTGGACGCTGGCTCTTCCCACGGGGCACCCGGGTCCTCCCCCGGGGATGGCGTGGTTTGTGCCCTGCCTGACCCTCACCTCTGCCCTCCATGAAACACGAGCACCCAGCCTCCTCTTAGGCCACGGTCCTGGTGGCCTCCCCACGCACTGCAGACTGAGAGCACCCGGGAAGTGCCGGGCCCTCGAGTGGAGCTAGGGCTCTGGTGAGGGGTTGTGTTTACTCCTTGTGCCCTTGTGGAGCCCGAAACCCCCAAGGCGGGCCCTCCTGTGTCTTCACACCCACGACTGTCACTGCTCACTCGCCTctgactctgtctctctgtctctgtctgtctctttctctctgtgtctctgtttctctgtctctgtctctctctgtttctccatctctgtctctttctgtttctccgtctctccctttctgtctctgtctctccctctctctctgtctccctctctttgtccctctgtctctctctctgtgtgtctgtctctctgtgtctgtctctccctctttgtctctgtctctgtctctctctctgtctctttgtccctctatctctccctctctgtctctctctccctctgtctctttgtccctctgtctctctctgtctccctctgtctctgtttttgtctctgtctctgtctccctctctgtctctgttgctgtctctctctgtctccctgtgtctgtctttctgtctctgtctccctccgtctctttgtccctctgtctctctctgtctccctctgtctctgtctctgtctccctgtctgtctctgttgctgtctctctctgtctctgtctccctctctgtgtctgtctttctgtctctgtctctccctctccctctgtctctctctccctctcttgtctctctccGTCTCCGTCTCCGCCTGTCTCTCATTCATTTACCCAGTTCCCCCAGCTCCTAGCCCATGCCTGGCGCTGGGCACGTGGTGGTGGGTGGGACCTGCAGGCCCCGTCCCCGTGGCCGTGGCCTGTCCCCGTCGGCCCCCTCACTGGCCTGTCCTGGGGGGCCGTGGCATTGGTAGCCCGGCCACTGCCTGCAGGGGTACGGGGCATGCTGCCGCCCCAGCTCTCCGTGGGCgcgtgggtggagggagggacgAGCAATGAAGAGGCGTCGGCGCCATCGGCCAGGAAGGGCCCGAGGACAGTGGGAGGAACCCCTAAACCACGGCCGCTCTTTCCCCCCCAGAAACTCTCCTCCAGGGTCTTTCTGGACCACAACATGGTCCCCAGCACCCTGAAAGTCACCTACAGCTCCTTCTGCAGTAATGGGGTATCGCAGGTGGACCAGCCCAGAGGGGACTGCGACGGCGTCCAGATCAACGTCCCGGTGAGACCCCGTCCCAACCTTCCGGAAGGTTCTCTCCCAGGGACAGCTGGGGGTGCACCCAGGCCCACCGCTAGCACAGGGGCAAGCGAGGGACGGGCCAGCGTCTGCTGCCGATCCAGCTCCTTCCCAAGGCGCCAGACGCTGCTTGTGTACGGCCGTCTCGCGCGGTAAGGAGAGGATCGGCGGTCAGGCTGCGCGCACGGCTCCGCCCCGGGCTCCGCCGGTGTAGACGGAGGGCGGAGCGGGACGGCAGCGCCCCCTGGGGGCAGGTGCTGCGCGGCGCGTCCCAGCGCAGAAGGGAGTACTTGCCGCCGTCCGCACATCTGGTTTGCTTCGGTCTGCTTtcctgatttttgtgttttgggcTTTTGGGGGTTTTTCTTTgagtgtttaattttatttatttttaagtgggctccacacccaacgtggggcttgaactcatgaccctgagatcaagacgcAGACGCTCTCCTGACTGAACCAGCCTGGCgctcctattttgtttttttgacaaaGATATTAAAGCATGGGCCACAGGGATGATTAGAAATAAGCGCTGAGTCATTtccataatattttgattttattatgaccgtaaaaattaaatttttcctctctctggctGTGAACTAATATTCAGCAAAAATACTTCCTCTTATTGAGGTTTTAAATAGGACATTGGAATTCAATCCTCAACTATGTCACTTGCTAAATGTTGTATATACATGTTTACTGAGCGACCCACCCGGGAATTTATTCAATCTTCTGATGAGCTGATTGCTTCTTACACATTTTTCCTAGTATTTCTGCTCCTCCTAAACGTCCCCTGTAGCAATTCATTTAAATGTTCCTAGGGTGTGGCTTGCTTTTGACAAGTCAGTGCTCCCCGAAGCTCTGAGCTGCTGACTTCAGGGGTGCAGGTGGGCGGCAGGGACTCTGCTCTGTCCCACCCGGTTCCCCTGGGGCGTGATCTTCTACCCTTTATTCAGGGTCAGAGCACACTCCATATCCAGAATCTAGGGCCTCCTGCGGGATTCTGGCATCTCAGCATTCCAGACATAAGGAGAAAATCTGTGTCCTTTCCCAAGTCACCACGTCTCCTTTCTAATGCACGGAtgttaaaaatattctagaaGCACCCCCCCCAGCCTAAGGCCAAGCCAGGAGGTGATGGGTGTGGGGAGCAGCACGGCTGGGAAGGCCCCGGTGGGCCTGACGCCCCAACGTTCCTGCACCTCCGACTCTGGGGCTCCAGACggccttctctctttttcatgtCCAGTCCCAAGTCCTGGATTAATGCGGAGTGTTCTGTGTTCTTCCAGCCGTCCCCTCCCCACGCTTCCCTGCACTCCCTCCTGGGGCCCTCGAGAaaggctgcccccccccccccagccgggCTCCTGGACAAACCTGTGTCCAGGCCGCAGGCGAGCAGATGGGACAGAGCgtggccccgccgccgccgcctcgcctGAGCCCTGCTGTTGTCGGCGACAGATTACCTTCCAGGTGAAGGTCACGGCCACGGAGTGCATCCAGGAGCAGTCCTTCGTCATCCGGGCACTGGGCTTCACGGACACGGTGACGGTGCGAGTCCTCCCTCAGTGTGAGTGCCACTGCCGGGCCGAGAGCCAGGCCCGCGGCCTCTGCGGCGGCAAGGGCTTCCTGGAGTGCGGCATCTGCAGGTGAGCGGGGCGCCAGCAGAGCTTTCAGCCAAGGGCCCGCGGCCTCCGAGAGAGGGCCGGCCTCCCGCGTGCCCCTCGGGCCCTGAGCCCCGCCGCTCCCACTGCAGGTGTGAGGCCGGCTACATCGGGAAGCGCTGTGAGTGCCAGACGCACGGCCGGAGCAGCCAGGAGCTGGAGGGCAGCTGCCGGCGCGACAACAGCTCCATCCTCTGCTCGGGGCTGGGGGACTGCCTCTGCGGGCAGTGCGTATGCCACAGGAGCGACGTGCCCAACAAGAAGGTCTTCGGGCGCTACTGCGAGTGCGACAACGTCAACTGCGAGCGCTACGACGGGCGGGTCTGCGGGGGCGAGGGTGAGCACGCTGCGGACGGGGGGACGGGCGGTGTGGACAGACAGGCGGACCGGGGCGAGCGGGGGTGCGGATGGAGGGCCGGGGTGTGGGGTGGACAGATAGGCGCACCCGGGCAAGCGGGGGTGCAGACGGAGGGACAGACGGACCCCGGCGAGCAGGTGCGGACAGAGGGCCGGGCAGTGGAGTGGACAGACAGGTGGACCGGGGCGAGCGGGGCGAGCGGGGGTGCGGACGGAGGGACAGACAGACCCCGGCGAGCAGGTGCGGACAGAGGGCCGGGGTGTGGGGTGGACAGACAGGCGGACCGGGGCTCCCGGGGGCAGGGATGGCCGGACCGCGGGGCGGGGCTGAGTCCCGGCCACTGTCCTGCAGAGCGGGGCAGCTGCGCTTGCGGCAAGTGCTACTGTAAGGAGGGCTTCGAGGGCTCGGCGTGCCAGTGTGAGCGGTCCACCCGGGGCTGCCTGAGCGCCGAGGGCTTCGAGTGCAACGGGCGCGGCCGCTGTCGCTGTAACGTGTGTGAGTGCGATGCGGGCTACCAGCCGCCCCTGTGCCTGGAGTGCCTGGGCTGCCCGTCGCCCTGCGGCCGGTACATGTGAGtgccccctcgccccccccccccccgcgctctTCTCTCGCCCCCCACGCCTCCTCCCCGTGGCCCTCACCCGCCTGTGTCACGGCAGGCCCCGCCGGCCaggcccccgcccgcccccgggAGCCCCGCTCGGCGCCCACCCCCCAGCAGACCTCTCCCACCGCCTGGGGCCGAGCTCTCATGCGTGTGCGCTCATGCCCGcgctcacacccacacacccGCACTCACGCCCACACGCTCGCGCTCACACTCACTCACGCCTGCGCTCACGCCGtgctcacactcacacccacGATCACGCTCGCGCCCACGCCCGGGATCGCGCCCAC of the Halichoerus grypus chromosome 1, mHalGry1.hap1.1, whole genome shotgun sequence genome contains:
- the ITGB2 gene encoding integrin beta-2, whose amino-acid sequence is MPCQRALLLSLGGLLCLWSAFCQECTKYKVSTCRDCVESGPGCAWCQKLNFTGLGEPDSVRCDTRKQLLLKGCAADDIMDPRSLAETQEDKKDGQQQLSPQKVTLYLRPGQAATFNVTFRRAKGYPIDLYYLMDLSYSMLDDLINVKKLGGDLLRALNEITESGRIGFGSFVDKTVLPFVNTHPEKLKNPCPNKEKECQPPFAFRHVLKLTNNSNQFQTEVGKQLISGNLDAPEGGLDAMMQVAACLEEIGWRNVTRLLVFATDDGFHFAGDGKLGAILTPNDGRCHLEGNLYKRSNEFDYPSVGQLAHKLAENNIQPIFAVTKRMVKTYEKLTEVIPKSAVGELSDDSSNVVQLIKNAYNKLSSRVFLDHNMVPSTLKVTYSSFCSNGVSQVDQPRGDCDGVQINVPITFQVKVTATECIQEQSFVIRALGFTDTVTVRVLPQCECHCRAESQARGLCGGKGFLECGICRCEAGYIGKRCECQTHGRSSQELEGSCRRDNSSILCSGLGDCLCGQCVCHRSDVPNKKVFGRYCECDNVNCERYDGRVCGGEERGSCACGKCYCKEGFEGSACQCERSTRGCLSAEGFECNGRGRCRCNVCECDAGYQPPLCLECLGCPSPCGRYITCAQCLKFDQSPLGKNCSVECGNVGLLSERPEKGRRCKERDLEGCWITYTLRQRVGRDSYDIHVDDTRECVGGPKIAPIVGGTVSGVVLIGILLLAIWKALTHLSDLREYKRFEKEKLKSQWNNDNPLFKSATTTVMNPKFAES